Proteins found in one Seonamhaeicola sp. S2-3 genomic segment:
- the lpxD gene encoding UDP-3-O-(3-hydroxymyristoyl)glucosamine N-acyltransferase, translated as MKFTAQQIAGILEGEVEGNPEAEVSKLSKIEEGTEGSLTFLANPKYTSHIYTTKASVAIVNKTFVPESKINTTLIKVDDAYKAFSKLLEYYNEVKNNKLGIEEPHFIASTANYGENVYIGAFSYVGENVTIGNNVKIFPNAFIGDNVTIGDNSVVFAGAKLYSETVIGNFCVINAGAIIGADGFGFAPNEKGEYNKVPQIGNVIIEDYVDVGAATTIDRATLGSTIIRRGVKLDNQIQIAHNVEIGKNTVIAAQTGVAGSTKIGENCQIGGQVGIVGHITIGDNVKIQAQSGIGKNVKDNEVLQGSPALQYSDYNKSYVHFKNLPKIVKTINDLEKK; from the coding sequence GTGAAATTTACAGCACAACAAATAGCAGGGATACTTGAAGGCGAAGTAGAAGGTAACCCAGAAGCAGAGGTATCTAAGCTATCTAAAATAGAAGAAGGAACAGAAGGGTCTCTTACCTTTTTGGCTAATCCTAAATACACATCGCATATTTATACAACTAAGGCATCTGTTGCAATAGTTAATAAAACTTTTGTCCCAGAAAGTAAGATTAACACAACTTTAATTAAGGTTGATGATGCTTATAAAGCATTCTCAAAATTACTAGAGTATTATAACGAAGTAAAAAATAATAAACTAGGTATTGAAGAACCTCATTTTATTGCATCTACTGCTAATTATGGTGAAAATGTTTATATAGGAGCATTTTCTTATGTAGGTGAAAATGTTACTATAGGTAATAATGTGAAAATATTCCCCAATGCTTTTATAGGTGATAATGTAACCATTGGTGATAATTCCGTTGTTTTTGCTGGAGCCAAATTATACTCAGAAACTGTTATAGGGAATTTTTGTGTTATTAACGCTGGAGCTATTATTGGAGCCGACGGATTTGGTTTTGCTCCAAATGAAAAAGGAGAGTATAACAAAGTACCACAAATTGGAAATGTAATTATTGAAGATTATGTTGATGTAGGTGCAGCTACAACTATAGATAGAGCAACACTAGGTTCTACAATAATAAGAAGAGGTGTTAAACTAGATAATCAAATTCAAATAGCTCACAATGTTGAAATTGGCAAAAACACTGTAATTGCAGCCCAAACAGGTGTAGCAGGTTCAACCAAAATAGGAGAGAATTGCCAAATAGGAGGTCAGGTTGGTATTGTAGGACATATTACTATAGGAGACAATGTAAAAATTCAAGCGCAATCAGGAATAGGAAAAAATGTAAAAGATAATGAAGTGCTTCAAGGTTCTCCTGCTTTACAATATTCAGATTACAATAAATCTTACGTTCATTTTAAAAACTTACCAAAAATTGTTAAAACAATTAATGATTTAGAAAAGAAATAA
- a CDS encoding outer membrane beta-barrel protein, translating to MFKILLALSTLLFSLTCLSQDLVLQGRLVDENNSPIAFANIVLLENNSVVNGTISNENGIFKMEQLKASVYTLKASFLGYQTIEIQVDLKSNTQLQDIILKENLETLDDVTIIAKKPTVNRMVDRLVFNVENSTLSNNNVLDVLTHTPGVLVYNGAITVKNATPTIYINDRKVHLSTTEVMQLLEGTSAGNLKSIEVITNPPAKYEAEGGAVINIITTKNIAAGYNGSVFGSFKQGSEYPKYSYGTSHFFKTKKLSTYINFNDNPKKEFRHNQEYITFFDDNEQVGTSWETDFVRTRKTSNKSINTNIDYTLNDNNSIGLSANMLIAPRENTKNFVNSATKVFNTNNELDSLFITAGRLVDETFNLAFTLDYTHRFKRAGEELSVSLHRTYYDFSSFQNVDTDYLYPDYSLIRDNRFQTFSSQVVDLNTGQLDYVLPIDESSEFEAGGKASIISSESIVSQYIFNNDIKEEDLDNSDTFLYDENNYATYVSYSKDWDSWSLKTGLRAEYTKTTGNSISTSQDNENNYFKLFPTIHVLNRINENNEVYFNYKKRIYRPRYRQLNPFKYYLNDNAYKIGDPFLKPQIDDVFTLGYTFKDFTFEAYYRIENDPTQEIVFQDNENNTLKYTQTNIDKSISYGLDFITYTQIAKKWNVYLLTSVFYYDNQFFALESNNELLTLDKWSFYGQFINYFSFLKDNSLTADVSYLFISPLASGASITSERSGLNINLRKTFWNNRASLSVGVTDVFNNQNFDQKTKYLNQNIIMNSNMENRLLTVGFNYKFGNFKLRTNKKDIDLIERDRLN from the coding sequence ATGTTCAAAATATTATTAGCGCTCTCAACTTTATTATTTTCTTTAACATGTCTCTCTCAAGATTTAGTTTTACAAGGGCGACTTGTTGATGAAAATAATTCTCCCATAGCCTTTGCTAACATAGTTTTACTAGAAAACAATTCAGTTGTTAATGGAACTATATCTAACGAGAATGGAATCTTTAAAATGGAGCAATTAAAAGCTTCAGTTTATACTCTTAAAGCTAGCTTTTTAGGGTATCAAACTATTGAAATTCAAGTTGATTTAAAATCAAATACACAACTTCAAGATATTATTCTCAAAGAAAATTTAGAAACCTTAGACGATGTTACAATAATAGCTAAAAAACCTACTGTAAACAGGATGGTAGATAGGTTGGTTTTTAATGTTGAAAATTCTACACTATCAAATAACAATGTACTAGATGTTTTAACACATACCCCGGGTGTTTTAGTTTACAATGGAGCTATTACTGTAAAAAATGCAACACCTACAATATATATTAATGATAGAAAAGTGCATTTATCAACAACAGAAGTGATGCAATTGCTAGAAGGCACTTCGGCAGGTAATTTAAAATCTATAGAAGTTATAACAAATCCTCCTGCCAAATATGAAGCTGAAGGAGGCGCTGTTATAAATATTATTACAACTAAAAATATAGCAGCTGGATATAACGGAAGTGTTTTTGGCAGTTTTAAACAAGGTTCTGAATATCCAAAATATTCTTATGGTACTAGTCATTTTTTTAAAACTAAAAAATTAAGTACCTATATTAATTTTAATGACAACCCTAAAAAAGAATTTAGACATAATCAGGAATACATAACTTTTTTTGATGATAATGAACAAGTTGGTACAAGTTGGGAAACTGATTTTGTACGCACCAGAAAAACTTCTAATAAATCAATTAATACCAATATAGATTACACCCTTAATGATAATAACAGCATTGGGCTTTCTGCTAACATGCTTATTGCTCCTAGAGAAAACACCAAGAATTTTGTTAATTCTGCAACAAAAGTTTTTAATACTAATAACGAACTAGATTCTTTATTTATAACAGCAGGTAGGCTTGTAGACGAAACTTTTAATTTAGCATTTACTCTTGATTACACACATAGATTTAAAAGAGCAGGAGAGGAGTTGTCGGTTAGTTTACACCGTACCTATTACGATTTTTCTAGTTTTCAAAATGTAGATACAGATTATTTATACCCAGATTATAGTTTAATTAGAGATAATAGGTTTCAAACATTTTCTAGTCAAGTTGTAGATTTAAATACAGGACAGTTGGATTATGTTTTACCCATTGATGAATCATCAGAATTTGAGGCGGGAGGAAAAGCATCAATAATTAGTTCAGAGAGTATTGTTTCTCAATACATATTTAATAATGATATAAAAGAAGAAGATTTAGATAATTCTGACACATTTTTATATGATGAAAATAATTATGCAACTTATGTAAGTTATTCAAAAGATTGGGACTCATGGAGCTTAAAAACAGGACTACGAGCAGAGTATACTAAAACTACAGGAAATTCAATCTCTACTAGTCAAGACAATGAAAATAATTATTTTAAACTATTTCCAACAATACATGTTTTAAACAGAATTAATGAAAATAACGAGGTTTATTTTAACTATAAAAAACGAATTTATCGCCCAAGATACAGACAGTTGAACCCTTTTAAGTATTATTTAAATGATAATGCTTATAAAATAGGCGACCCTTTTTTAAAGCCCCAAATAGATGATGTATTTACTTTAGGGTATACATTTAAAGATTTTACTTTTGAAGCTTACTACCGTATAGAAAATGACCCAACACAAGAAATTGTGTTTCAAGACAATGAAAATAACACATTAAAATACACTCAAACTAATATAGACAAAAGTATTTCTTACGGATTAGATTTTATTACCTATACCCAAATTGCTAAAAAATGGAATGTCTATTTATTAACATCTGTGTTTTACTATGATAATCAGTTTTTTGCTTTAGAAAGCAATAATGAGTTGTTAACATTAGATAAATGGAGTTTTTATGGTCAGTTCATTAATTATTTCTCTTTTTTAAAAGACAATAGTTTAACTGCTGATGTTTCTTACTTATTTATTTCTCCATTAGCTAGTGGCGCTTCTATAACAAGTGAAAGGTCTGGACTGAATATAAATTTAAGAAAAACCTTTTGGAATAACAGGGCGTCTTTAAGTGTTGGTGTAACAGATGTTTTTAACAACCAGAATTTTGACCAAAAAACGAAATATTTGAATCAAAATATTATTATGAATTCCAATATGGAAAACAGATTACTAACCGTTGGGTTCAATTACAAATTTGGTAACTTTAAGTTAAGAACTAATAAAAAAGATATTGATTTAATTGAAAGAGATAGGTTAAATTAA
- a CDS encoding bifunctional UDP-3-O-[3-hydroxymyristoyl] N-acetylglucosamine deacetylase/3-hydroxyacyl-ACP dehydratase, with the protein MGIINTEIKQKTIGKEVSLTGVGLHTGKDVTLTFTPAPANFGLAFKRIDLEGEPVIEADANYVTNTQRGTCLEKNGVTIQTSEHVLAALVGMDVDNVVIELNASEPPIMDGSSKFFVEAIEEAGVVELEDAFREEFEVTDIVSYTDEETGSEILVMPSDEYKITTMVDFGTKVLGTQNATLNKISDFKKHIANSRTFSFLHEIEMLLEHGLIKGGDLNNAIVYVDKPLSAETMDKLRVAFKKDNIAVKPNGILDNLTLHYPNEAARHKLLDVLGDLALVKTRIKGKIIANKPGHFVNTQFAKKLSKIIKNERRNNVPNIDLNQPPLMDITQIMAMLPHRQPFLLIDKVFELSDHHVTATKNVTMNEEFFKGHFPGAPVMPGVLIVEAMAQTGGILVLNTVPDPENYLTFFMKMDNVKFKQKVVPGDTLIFKCTLITPIRRGICHMQGYAYSNGKLCAEAELMAQITKVK; encoded by the coding sequence ATGGGAATAATTAACACTGAAATCAAACAAAAAACAATAGGAAAAGAAGTTTCTTTAACTGGTGTAGGGCTACATACCGGTAAAGATGTTACTTTAACATTTACACCTGCTCCTGCTAATTTTGGTCTAGCCTTTAAACGCATAGATTTAGAAGGCGAACCTGTAATTGAAGCAGATGCTAATTATGTAACCAATACGCAACGTGGCACTTGTTTAGAGAAAAACGGAGTAACTATTCAAACATCAGAGCATGTCTTAGCAGCTTTAGTAGGAATGGATGTTGACAATGTGGTAATAGAGTTAAATGCCTCAGAACCTCCTATTATGGATGGCTCTTCAAAGTTTTTTGTTGAAGCTATTGAAGAAGCTGGTGTAGTTGAACTTGAAGATGCGTTTAGAGAAGAATTTGAAGTTACAGATATTGTTTCATACACAGATGAAGAAACAGGTAGTGAAATTTTGGTAATGCCTTCAGATGAATACAAAATTACTACTATGGTAGATTTTGGAACTAAAGTATTAGGTACCCAAAACGCCACATTAAATAAAATTTCCGATTTTAAAAAGCATATCGCTAATTCACGTACATTCAGTTTTTTACATGAAATTGAAATGCTTTTAGAACATGGTCTTATTAAAGGAGGCGATTTAAATAATGCCATTGTTTACGTAGATAAACCATTATCTGCAGAAACTATGGATAAATTAAGAGTAGCTTTCAAAAAAGACAATATAGCTGTTAAACCTAATGGGATATTAGATAATCTTACACTGCATTATCCAAACGAGGCAGCAAGACACAAGCTACTTGATGTTTTAGGAGATTTAGCTCTAGTAAAAACACGTATAAAAGGTAAAATAATTGCCAATAAACCTGGGCATTTTGTAAATACCCAGTTTGCTAAAAAGCTATCTAAAATTATAAAGAATGAACGCCGAAATAACGTGCCTAACATTGATTTGAATCAACCACCCTTAATGGATATTACACAAATCATGGCTATGTTACCGCATAGGCAACCATTCTTATTAATAGATAAAGTATTTGAGCTTAGTGATCATCATGTTACAGCAACAAAAAATGTAACAATGAATGAAGAATTTTTTAAAGGTCATTTTCCAGGAGCTCCAGTAATGCCAGGAGTTTTAATTGTTGAAGCGATGGCGCAAACAGGCGGGATTTTAGTGTTAAATACCGTTCCAGACCCAGAAAACTATTTAACGTTTTTCATGAAAATGGACAATGTTAAGTTTAAACAAAAAGTAGTTCCTGGCGACACTTTAATATTTAAATGTACGTTAATCACCCCAATACGTCGTGGTATTTGTCACATGCAAGGGTATGCCTATTCAAACGGTAAACTTTGTGCAGAAGCAGAACTAATGGCTCAAATAAC
- a CDS encoding sugar transferase, whose protein sequence is MIKRGFDVVFSLLGLIILFPILLLISILIKLDSKGPVLFIQGRVGKNNKDFNIYKFRTMRVSSEKKGLLTLGNKDARVTKIGYFLRRYKIDEFPQLINILKGDMSFVGPRPELRYYVNFYSEDDMKIFCVRPGITGLASLKYRNEVELLKAADDPEHFFINTIIPDKLKYNKMYIERRNFWFDLKLIALTIIKVIAK, encoded by the coding sequence ATGATTAAAAGAGGATTTGATGTGGTTTTTTCATTGTTAGGCTTAATAATCCTCTTTCCAATTCTTTTATTAATTTCAATTTTAATAAAGTTAGATTCTAAAGGACCTGTACTCTTCATTCAAGGTCGTGTTGGTAAAAACAATAAAGATTTCAACATCTATAAATTTAGAACCATGCGTGTTTCATCAGAAAAAAAAGGGTTACTAACCTTAGGTAATAAAGATGCTAGGGTTACTAAAATAGGTTATTTTTTAAGGCGGTATAAAATTGATGAATTTCCTCAATTAATAAATATTTTAAAAGGCGATATGAGTTTTGTTGGTCCTAGACCAGAACTGAGATACTATGTTAATTTTTACAGTGAAGATGACATGAAAATCTTCTGTGTAAGACCTGGTATAACTGGGCTTGCCTCATTAAAATACAGAAATGAAGTAGAGTTGTTAAAAGCCGCTGATGACCCAGAACACTTTTTTATAAATACCATAATTCCTGATAAACTTAAATACAATAAAATGTATATTGAGCGGCGAAATTTTTGGTTTGATCTTAAGTTAATTGCTTTAACTATTATTAAAGTGATTGCTAAATAA
- a CDS encoding alanine dehydrogenase — protein sequence MSKPLSPFTKQQLIPQEETLEIFKKKGDLFIGIPKETAFQEQRICLTPDAVFALVNNGHKVLLESGAGEGASFSDKDYSEAGAEITKDTAKVFACPMILKVEPPTLEQIKLINPQTILISALQLKTQTKKYFEALASKRITALAFEFIRDADGTYPAVRSLSEIAGTASVLIASELLSDTKNGNGLMFGNISGVPPLEVVILGAGTVGEFAARCSMGLGANIKVFDNSITKLRCIQTNLGRPFFTSTIQPKNLAKALKRCDVVIGAVRGKNRAPIVVSESLVQSMKKGAIIIDVSIDMGGCFETSEVTSHKQPTFVKHGVIHYCVPNIPARYSRTASISISNIFTPYLMQIAEDGGIENSLRFDKGLRNGLYFYHGILTSKPVGEWFGLSYSDANLLIF from the coding sequence ATGTCTAAACCACTTTCACCATTTACAAAGCAGCAACTTATACCTCAAGAAGAAACACTTGAAATTTTTAAGAAAAAAGGCGATCTTTTCATTGGTATTCCTAAAGAAACAGCTTTTCAGGAGCAACGCATATGTTTAACTCCCGATGCCGTTTTTGCATTGGTTAATAATGGACACAAGGTATTACTTGAATCTGGAGCTGGTGAAGGTGCTAGTTTTAGCGATAAAGATTATAGTGAGGCTGGAGCAGAAATTACTAAAGACACCGCTAAAGTTTTTGCTTGCCCTATGATATTAAAGGTAGAACCCCCTACTCTAGAACAAATAAAACTTATAAACCCGCAAACTATATTAATTTCTGCATTACAATTAAAAACACAAACTAAAAAATATTTTGAGGCCTTAGCTTCTAAACGTATTACGGCATTAGCTTTTGAGTTTATACGTGATGCAGATGGCACATATCCAGCTGTGAGGTCATTAAGCGAAATAGCAGGAACGGCGTCTGTATTAATTGCTTCAGAATTACTTTCAGACACTAAAAATGGTAACGGATTAATGTTTGGAAACATTAGCGGTGTTCCGCCGTTAGAAGTGGTTATTTTAGGAGCTGGAACTGTGGGTGAATTTGCTGCAAGATGCTCTATGGGCTTGGGTGCTAATATTAAAGTTTTTGACAACTCTATTACTAAATTAAGGTGTATTCAAACCAATTTAGGCAGACCTTTCTTTACATCTACCATTCAACCAAAAAACTTAGCCAAAGCTTTAAAACGCTGTGATGTGGTTATTGGTGCTGTACGTGGTAAAAACAGAGCGCCTATTGTAGTATCAGAATCATTAGTACAGTCTATGAAAAAAGGCGCTATAATTATAGATGTAAGTATAGACATGGGTGGGTGTTTTGAAACTAGCGAAGTAACCTCTCATAAGCAGCCCACATTTGTAAAACACGGTGTTATTCATTATTGCGTTCCTAATATACCTGCCAGATATTCTAGAACGGCCTCTATTTCAATTAGTAATATTTTTACGCCTTATTTAATGCAAATAGCTGAAGATGGCGGTATTGAAAATTCTTTAAGATTTGATAAAGGTTTAAGAAATGGATTGTATTTTTACCACGGAATTTTAACCAGTAAACCTGTAGGTGAATGGTTTGGTTTGAGTTATAGCGATGCTAATTTGCTTATTTTTTAA
- a CDS encoding HD domain-containing protein produces MNKLKILNDPIYGFITIPNSLIFDLIQHRYFQRLRRITQMGMSYLVYPGAHHTRFHHAIGCVHLMQQAVNMLRFKGVTISNEEENALYVAILLHDIGHGPFSHAMEHSIVNNVSHEKISLLFMERLNKEFNSNLTLAIKIFKGEYHRNFLCQLISGQFDIDRADYLKRDSFYTGVAEGNINSERLITMLNVVDDELVVEEKGIYSVEKFIVARRLMYWQVYLHKTGLAAEQLLIRVLQRAKELNNQGRNLYASTALTYFLNNKISIDNFTNETLEVFSELDDYDIISAMKHWQHDEDFVLSKLSKMIINRNLLKIKVKKKKIKESKLEMHITDFMQAHNISKEEAKYFVFTGSISNQAYQLKHNQINILFKSGKIVDIVKASDHLNLKTLSKPVTKYYICYPKEQTHIR; encoded by the coding sequence TTGAATAAACTTAAAATATTAAACGACCCAATTTACGGATTTATTACCATTCCAAATTCGCTCATTTTCGATTTAATTCAACATCGGTATTTTCAAAGACTTAGGCGAATTACCCAAATGGGCATGTCTTATTTAGTATATCCTGGAGCACATCATACAAGATTTCATCATGCCATCGGTTGTGTACATTTAATGCAACAGGCTGTTAATATGCTTCGTTTTAAAGGAGTTACAATTTCTAACGAAGAAGAAAACGCGTTGTATGTTGCAATTTTACTACATGATATTGGGCATGGTCCGTTTTCTCATGCTATGGAGCATAGTATAGTTAATAATGTATCTCATGAGAAAATTTCACTGCTTTTTATGGAGCGCCTTAATAAAGAATTTAACTCAAATTTAACGCTAGCCATAAAAATATTTAAAGGAGAATATCATCGAAACTTCTTATGCCAATTAATCTCTGGTCAGTTTGATATTGATAGGGCTGATTATTTAAAACGTGATAGTTTTTATACAGGCGTAGCAGAAGGGAACATTAATAGTGAACGCCTAATCACTATGTTAAATGTAGTTGATGATGAACTAGTGGTTGAAGAAAAAGGTATTTATAGTGTTGAAAAATTTATTGTAGCCAGACGCTTAATGTATTGGCAAGTATATTTACATAAAACCGGATTAGCAGCAGAACAATTATTAATAAGAGTGTTGCAGAGAGCAAAAGAATTAAATAATCAAGGGCGCAATTTATATGCAAGTACCGCGTTAACTTATTTTTTAAACAATAAAATTAGTATTGATAACTTTACAAATGAAACCTTAGAAGTATTCTCTGAGCTAGATGACTACGATATTATATCTGCAATGAAACATTGGCAACACGATGAAGATTTTGTTTTAAGTAAGCTTAGTAAAATGATTATTAATAGAAATTTATTAAAGATAAAAGTAAAAAAGAAAAAAATTAAAGAAAGTAAATTAGAGATGCATATAACAGATTTTATGCAAGCACATAATATTAGCAAAGAAGAAGCTAAATACTTTGTATTTACTGGTAGTATTTCTAACCAAGCGTACCAATTAAAACATAATCAAATTAATATATTATTTAAATCTGGGAAAATAGTTGATATAGTTAAAGCCTCAGACCACCTTAACTTAAAAACCCTATCAAAGCCCGTAACAAAATATTATATATGTTACCCAAAAGAACAGACACACATTAGGTAA
- a CDS encoding bifunctional response regulator/alkaline phosphatase family protein, with protein sequence MNTIQILWVDDEIDLLKPHILFLEQRNYKVTTCRSGTEAIDVLDEASFDIVFLDENMPGLTGLETLNEIKEKQDTLPVVMITKSEEEYIMEEAIGNKIADYLIKPVNPNQILLSLKKNLDHSRLVSEKTTSNYQQEFRKIAMDMAMVNTYEEWVDLYQKLIYWEIQLEDIEDTGMFEILESQKTEANIQFGKFIEKNYPDWFKPHTDAPIMSHTLFKERIVPEINKNQPTLLVVIDNLRYDQWKAFEPILKNYYKKEKEEAFFSILPSATQYARNAIFSGLMPSDMEKLYPQYWKNDTDEGGKNLHEADFLEAQMKRLGLNSIEYEYYKITNLKNGKKLTENFNSLKDNDLTVVVYNFVDMLSHSKTEMEVVKELASNDKAYRSLTLSWFKNSPLLEMIQRAQQLGFKLILTTDHGTINVKNPSKVIGDRDTSLNLRYKTGRSLTYDSKDVLEIKNPKDIHLPSITMSSSFIFAKSDLFFAYPNNYNHYVSYYKNTYQHGGVSLEEMVIPFIVFSPK encoded by the coding sequence ATGAATACTATACAAATACTTTGGGTAGATGATGAAATAGACCTACTTAAACCTCATATTTTATTTTTAGAACAACGTAATTATAAAGTAACTACTTGCCGAAGCGGTACCGAAGCTATAGATGTTTTAGACGAAGCTTCTTTTGATATTGTTTTTTTAGATGAAAACATGCCCGGGTTAACAGGTCTTGAAACCTTAAATGAAATTAAAGAAAAGCAAGACACCTTACCCGTTGTAATGATTACCAAAAGTGAAGAAGAATATATTATGGAAGAGGCTATTGGTAATAAAATTGCAGATTATTTAATAAAACCTGTAAACCCTAACCAAATACTACTAAGCTTAAAAAAGAATTTAGACCATTCTAGATTGGTGTCTGAAAAAACAACCTCTAATTACCAACAAGAATTTAGAAAAATAGCCATGGATATGGCTATGGTAAACACCTATGAAGAATGGGTAGATTTGTATCAAAAACTTATTTATTGGGAAATTCAGTTAGAAGATATAGAAGATACGGGTATGTTTGAAATCTTAGAATCTCAAAAAACAGAAGCCAATATTCAATTTGGGAAATTTATAGAAAAGAATTACCCAGATTGGTTTAAACCACATACTGATGCCCCTATTATGTCTCATACGCTTTTTAAAGAGCGTATTGTTCCAGAAATTAATAAAAATCAACCCACACTATTAGTTGTAATTGATAATTTACGTTATGACCAATGGAAAGCTTTTGAACCAATATTAAAAAACTACTATAAAAAAGAAAAAGAAGAAGCTTTTTTTAGCATTTTACCGTCTGCAACCCAATATGCTAGAAATGCCATTTTTTCTGGGTTAATGCCTAGTGATATGGAAAAACTATATCCACAATACTGGAAAAACGATACAGATGAAGGTGGCAAAAATTTACATGAAGCCGATTTTTTAGAAGCTCAAATGAAACGCTTAGGGCTAAATAGTATTGAGTACGAATATTATAAAATCACCAATTTAAAAAATGGGAAAAAGTTAACTGAAAATTTCAACTCATTAAAAGATAACGATTTAACAGTGGTTGTTTATAATTTTGTAGATATGCTCTCGCACTCTAAAACAGAAATGGAAGTTGTAAAAGAATTAGCTTCAAATGATAAAGCCTACAGATCTTTAACATTAAGCTGGTTTAAAAACTCGCCACTTTTAGAAATGATACAACGGGCACAACAACTTGGTTTTAAATTAATTTTAACCACAGACCACGGTACAATTAACGTTAAAAACCCATCAAAAGTAATTGGAGATAGAGATACAAGTTTAAATCTTAGATACAAAACAGGGAGAAGCTTAACTTATGATTCTAAAGATGTATTAGAAATTAAAAACCCAAAAGACATTCACTTGCCCTCAATAACAATGAGTAGTTCATTTATTTTTGCAAAAAGTGATTTATTTTTTGCCTATCCTAATAATTATAATCATTATGTTAGTTATTATAAAAACACCTACCAACATGGAGGTGTTTCTTTAGAAGAAATGGTAATACCATTTATAGTTTTTAGTCCTAAATAA
- the tsaE gene encoding tRNA (adenosine(37)-N6)-threonylcarbamoyltransferase complex ATPase subunit type 1 TsaE translates to MKLTYTLDNINNVAKEIINNATSKTIFLYGDMGVGKTTLVKSLVEYLGSNEEVSSPTFSIVNEYEAKENLIYHFDLYRINNLEEAFSFGIEDYLYSNEWVIVEWPELIEDIEIEQYNRIEIELNEDNSRTLTLNFKPN, encoded by the coding sequence TTGAAATTGACTTATACATTAGATAATATAAATAACGTAGCTAAAGAGATTATTAATAATGCAACTAGTAAAACCATTTTTTTATATGGTGATATGGGAGTTGGTAAAACAACTTTAGTAAAATCTTTAGTAGAATATTTAGGAAGTAATGAAGAGGTAAGTAGCCCAACATTTTCTATTGTTAATGAATATGAAGCAAAAGAAAATTTAATTTACCATTTTGATTTATATAGAATAAATAATTTGGAAGAAGCTTTTAGTTTTGGAATTGAAGATTATTTATACTCTAATGAATGGGTGATTGTAGAATGGCCAGAGTTAATTGAAGACATAGAAATTGAACAATATAATAGAATTGAAATTGAATTAAATGAGGACAATTCTAGAACATTAACACTAAATTTTAAACCTAATTAA